A single Denticeps clupeoides chromosome 7, fDenClu1.1, whole genome shotgun sequence DNA region contains:
- the ap2a1 gene encoding AP-2 complex subunit alpha-2 isoform X3 — protein MPAVSKGDGMRGLAVFISDIRNCKSKEAEIKRINKELANIRSKFKGDKALDGYSKKKYVCKLLFIFLLGHDIDFGHMEAVNLLSSNKYTEKQIGYLFISVLVNSNSELIRLINNGIKNDLSSRNPTFMCLALHCIANVGSREMAEAFAGEIPRILVAGDTMDSVKQSAALCLLRLYKTSPDLVLMGEWTSRVVHLLNDQHMGVVTAAISLITCLSQKNPDEFKTCVSLAVSRLSRIVSSASTDLQDYTYYFVPAPWLSCKLLRLLQCYPPPEDGAVKGRLVECLETILNKAQEPPKSKKVQHSNAKNAILFEAIALIIHYDSEPNLLVRACNQLGQFLQHRETNLRYLALESMCTLASSEFSHEAVKTHIETVINALKTERDVSVRQRAADLLYAMCDRSNAKQIVAEMLSYLETADYSIREEMVLKVAILAEKYAVDYSWYVDTILNLIRIAGDYVSEEVWYRVIQIVINRDDVQGYAAKTVFEALQAPACHENMVKVGGYILGEFGNLIAGDPRSSPLVQFNLLHSKFHLCSVPTRALLLSAYIKFINLFPETKSTIQEVLRSDSQIRNSDVELQQRAVEYLKLSSIASTDVLATVLEEMPPFPERESSILAKLKKKKGPGAVSSTEQEDGKREGGELNGGGERGADSTIAASNASTPSPSADLLGLRSSGPVSAAPPSAGSLLVDVFSEAGPAAPAAAVNDDGFLSSAPPSVVSEDPAPPMPQSDELLHKFVCKSNGVLFENQLLQIGVKSEYRQNLGRMYLFYGNKTSVQFVSFSTSVTYTGELQSQLNVQTKPVEPLVEGGAQVQQVINIECLTDFSDAPLLNIKFRYGGALQNLTLKLPVTVNKFFQPTEMVSHDFFQRWKQLSQPQQEAQKIFKASHGMDKEVLKGKLLGLGMALLENVDPNPENFVCAGVIQTKAQQVGCLLRLEPNAQAQSGEQMYRLTLRSSKDTVSKRLCDLLAEQF, from the exons ATGCCGGCTGTGTCCAAAGGAGATGGAATGCGCGGATTAGCGGTGTTCATTTCGGACATCAGGAACT GTAAGAGCAAGGAGGCAGAGATCAAGCGCATCAACAAGGAGCTGGCCAACATCCGCTCCAAGTTCAAGGGGGACAAGGCCCTGGATGGCTACAGCAAGAAGAAGTATGTGTGCAAGctgctcttcatcttcctgctCGGCCACGACATCGACTTCGGCCACATGGAGGCGGTCAACTTGCTCAGTTCCAACAAGTACACAGAGAAACAGATT GGCTACCTGTTCATCTCGGTGCTGGTGAACAGCAACAGCGAGCTGATCCGGCTGATCAACAACGGCATTAAGAACGACCTGTCCAGCAGGAACCCCACCTTTATGTGTCTCGCCCTGCACTGCATCGCCAACGTGGGCAGCAGGGAGATGGCCGAGGCCTTCGCTGGCGAGATCCCGCGCATCCTGGTGGCCGG GGACACTATGGACAGCGTGAAGCAGTCTGCCGCCCTGTGCCTGCTCCGGCTATATAAGACGTCCCCTGACTTGGTGCTGATGGGGGAGTGGACCTCCCGGGTGGTGCACCTGCTCAACGACCAGCACATG GGCGTGGTGACCGCCGCCATCTCACTCATTACCTGCCTCAGCCAGAAGAACCCAGACGAATTCAAGACCTGCGTGTCGCTGGCTGTGTCCCGCCTGAGCAGG aTTGTGTCATCAGCCTCCACTGACCTGCAGGACTATACCTACTACTTTGTCCCAGCGCCATGGCTGTCCTGTAAGCTGTTGCGTCTGCTGCAGTGCTACCCGCCACCAGAGGATGGCGCCGTGAAGGGCCGCCTGGTGGAGTGTCTGGAGACCATCCTCAACAAGGCCCAGGAGCCGCCCAAGTCCAAGAAGGTCCAGCATTCCAACGCCAAGAATGCCATCCTATTCGAGGCCATCGCCCTCATCATCCACTACGACAG TGAACCCAACCTGCTGGTGAGGGCGTGCAATCAGCTCGGCCAGTTTCTGCAGCACAGAGAGACCAACCTGCGCTATCTGGCCCTGGAGAGCATGTGCACGCTGGCCAGTTCGGAATTCTCCCACGAGGCCGTCAAAACGCACATCGAGACGGTCATCAACGCCCTCAAG ACCGAGAGAGACGTCAGTGTTCGCCAGAGGGCAGCTGACCTGCTCTACGCCATGTGTGACCGCAGCAACGCCAAACAGATTGTTGCCGAGATGCTCAGTTACCTGGAGACCGCTGACTATTCCATTCGAGAGGAGATG GTGCTGAAGGTGGCCATCTTAGCTGAGAAGTATGCCGTGGACTACTCCTGGTACGTGGACACCATCCTCAACCTCATCCGCATTGCCGGCGACTACGTCAGTGAGGAGGTCTGGTATCGCGTCATACAGATTGTCATCAATCGCGACGACGTGCAAGGCTACGCCGCCAAGACTGTGTTCGAA GCTCTGCAGGCACCTGCTTGTCACGAGAATATGGTGAAGGTAGGAGGTTACATCCTGGGAGAGTTTGGCAATCTCATCGCTGGTGACCCCCGCTCCAG TCCACTGGTGCAGTTCAACCTGCTCCACTCCAAGTTCCACCTGTGCTCCGTTCCGACCCGTGCCCTGCTCCTCTCGGCTTACATAAAGTTCATTAACCTGTTCCCCGAGACCAAGAGCACCATCCAGGAGGTGCTGCGCTCCGACAGCCAGATCCGCAACAGCGACGTGGAGCTGCAGCAGCGTGCCGTGGAGTACCTCAAGCTTTCCTCCATAGCCAGCACCGACGTACTG GCCACGGTTCTAGAGGAGATGCCTCCGTTCCCAGAGCGAGAGTCGTCCATCCTTGCgaagctgaagaagaagaagggtcCGGGCGCCGTGTCGTCTACGGAGCAGGAGGAcgggaagagagagggaggagagctCAATGGGGGTGGAGAGCGGGGCGCTGACTCCACCATCGCTGCCTCTAACGCT TCCACGCCCTCTCCATCAGCTGACCTTCTTGGTCTGCGCTCCAGTGGTCCTGTTTCCGCGGCTCCGCCCAGCGCTGGCAGCCTATTGGTGGACGTGTTTTCAGAGGCGGGTCCAGCGGCACCGGCCGCTGCCGTCAATGACGACGGATTCCTGAG TTCTGCTCCTCCCTCTGTGGTTTCTGAGGATCCTGCTCCGCCTATGCCTCAGTCCGACGAGCTTCTTCACAA gtttGTGTGTAAGAGTAATGGAGTCCTGTTCGAGAATCAGCTGCTACAGATCGGCGTCAAGTCAGAGTACCGACAGAACCTGG gccGGATGTACTTGTTTTATGGCAATAAAACCTCCGTGCAGTTCGTCAGCTTCTCCACTTCAGTCACCTACACAGGAGAGCTGCAGTCTC AGCTGAATGTCCAGACGAAGCCGGTGGAGCCGTTGGTGGAAGGAGGAGCTCAGGTGCAGCAGGTCATCAACATCGAGTGTCTGACAGACTTCAGCGACGCGCCGCTCCTCAACATCAAGTTCAG GTATGGTGGGGCTCTGCAGAATCTGACCCTCAAGCTGCCCGTCACAGTCAACAAATTCTTCCAGCCCACAGAAATGGTCTCCCATGACTTTTTCCAGCGCTGGAAACAGCTTAGcca GCCCCAGCAAGAAGCACAGAAGATCTTCAAGGCAAGCCATGGCATGGACAAAGAAGTCCTTAAAGGAAag CTTCTGGGTCTGGGCATGGCCCTTTTGGAGAACGTGGACCCAAACCCAGAGAACTTTGTGTGTGCTGGAGTGATCCAGACCAAGGCCCAGCAGGTGGGCTGCCTGCTCCGACTGGAGCCCAACGCACAAGCTCAG TCTGGGGAGCAG ATGTACCGGCTGACCCTGCGCAGCAGTAAGGACACCGTCTCCAAGCGTCTGTGCGACCTGCTCGCCGAACAGTTCTAG
- the ap2a1 gene encoding AP-2 complex subunit alpha-2 isoform X1 has translation MPAVSKGDGMRGLAVFISDIRNCKSKEAEIKRINKELANIRSKFKGDKALDGYSKKKYVCKLLFIFLLGHDIDFGHMEAVNLLSSNKYTEKQIGYLFISVLVNSNSELIRLINNGIKNDLSSRNPTFMCLALHCIANVGSREMAEAFAGEIPRILVAGDTMDSVKQSAALCLLRLYKTSPDLVLMGEWTSRVVHLLNDQHMGVVTAAISLITCLSQKNPDEFKTCVSLAVSRLSRIVSSASTDLQDYTYYFVPAPWLSCKLLRLLQCYPPPEDGAVKGRLVECLETILNKAQEPPKSKKVQHSNAKNAILFEAIALIIHYDSEPNLLVRACNQLGQFLQHRETNLRYLALESMCTLASSEFSHEAVKTHIETVINALKTERDVSVRQRAADLLYAMCDRSNAKQIVAEMLSYLETADYSIREEMVLKVAILAEKYAVDYSWYVDTILNLIRIAGDYVSEEVWYRVIQIVINRDDVQGYAAKTVFEALQAPACHENMVKVGGYILGEFGNLIAGDPRSSPLVQFNLLHSKFHLCSVPTRALLLSAYIKFINLFPETKSTIQEVLRSDSQIRNSDVELQQRAVEYLKLSSIASTDVLATVLEEMPPFPERESSILAKLKKKKGPGAVSSTEQEDGKREGGELNGGGERGADSTIAASNASTPSPSADLLGLRSSGPVSAAPPSAGSLLVDVFSEAGPAAPAAAVNDDGFLRDLEPPTESSDSLLAEGPGDSDSAPPSVVSEDPAPPMPQSDELLHKFVCKSNGVLFENQLLQIGVKSEYRQNLGRMYLFYGNKTSVQFVSFSTSVTYTGELQSQLNVQTKPVEPLVEGGAQVQQVINIECLTDFSDAPLLNIKFRYGGALQNLTLKLPVTVNKFFQPTEMVSHDFFQRWKQLSQPQQEAQKIFKASHGMDKEVLKGKLLGLGMALLENVDPNPENFVCAGVIQTKAQQVGCLLRLEPNAQAQSGEQMYRLTLRSSKDTVSKRLCDLLAEQF, from the exons ATGCCGGCTGTGTCCAAAGGAGATGGAATGCGCGGATTAGCGGTGTTCATTTCGGACATCAGGAACT GTAAGAGCAAGGAGGCAGAGATCAAGCGCATCAACAAGGAGCTGGCCAACATCCGCTCCAAGTTCAAGGGGGACAAGGCCCTGGATGGCTACAGCAAGAAGAAGTATGTGTGCAAGctgctcttcatcttcctgctCGGCCACGACATCGACTTCGGCCACATGGAGGCGGTCAACTTGCTCAGTTCCAACAAGTACACAGAGAAACAGATT GGCTACCTGTTCATCTCGGTGCTGGTGAACAGCAACAGCGAGCTGATCCGGCTGATCAACAACGGCATTAAGAACGACCTGTCCAGCAGGAACCCCACCTTTATGTGTCTCGCCCTGCACTGCATCGCCAACGTGGGCAGCAGGGAGATGGCCGAGGCCTTCGCTGGCGAGATCCCGCGCATCCTGGTGGCCGG GGACACTATGGACAGCGTGAAGCAGTCTGCCGCCCTGTGCCTGCTCCGGCTATATAAGACGTCCCCTGACTTGGTGCTGATGGGGGAGTGGACCTCCCGGGTGGTGCACCTGCTCAACGACCAGCACATG GGCGTGGTGACCGCCGCCATCTCACTCATTACCTGCCTCAGCCAGAAGAACCCAGACGAATTCAAGACCTGCGTGTCGCTGGCTGTGTCCCGCCTGAGCAGG aTTGTGTCATCAGCCTCCACTGACCTGCAGGACTATACCTACTACTTTGTCCCAGCGCCATGGCTGTCCTGTAAGCTGTTGCGTCTGCTGCAGTGCTACCCGCCACCAGAGGATGGCGCCGTGAAGGGCCGCCTGGTGGAGTGTCTGGAGACCATCCTCAACAAGGCCCAGGAGCCGCCCAAGTCCAAGAAGGTCCAGCATTCCAACGCCAAGAATGCCATCCTATTCGAGGCCATCGCCCTCATCATCCACTACGACAG TGAACCCAACCTGCTGGTGAGGGCGTGCAATCAGCTCGGCCAGTTTCTGCAGCACAGAGAGACCAACCTGCGCTATCTGGCCCTGGAGAGCATGTGCACGCTGGCCAGTTCGGAATTCTCCCACGAGGCCGTCAAAACGCACATCGAGACGGTCATCAACGCCCTCAAG ACCGAGAGAGACGTCAGTGTTCGCCAGAGGGCAGCTGACCTGCTCTACGCCATGTGTGACCGCAGCAACGCCAAACAGATTGTTGCCGAGATGCTCAGTTACCTGGAGACCGCTGACTATTCCATTCGAGAGGAGATG GTGCTGAAGGTGGCCATCTTAGCTGAGAAGTATGCCGTGGACTACTCCTGGTACGTGGACACCATCCTCAACCTCATCCGCATTGCCGGCGACTACGTCAGTGAGGAGGTCTGGTATCGCGTCATACAGATTGTCATCAATCGCGACGACGTGCAAGGCTACGCCGCCAAGACTGTGTTCGAA GCTCTGCAGGCACCTGCTTGTCACGAGAATATGGTGAAGGTAGGAGGTTACATCCTGGGAGAGTTTGGCAATCTCATCGCTGGTGACCCCCGCTCCAG TCCACTGGTGCAGTTCAACCTGCTCCACTCCAAGTTCCACCTGTGCTCCGTTCCGACCCGTGCCCTGCTCCTCTCGGCTTACATAAAGTTCATTAACCTGTTCCCCGAGACCAAGAGCACCATCCAGGAGGTGCTGCGCTCCGACAGCCAGATCCGCAACAGCGACGTGGAGCTGCAGCAGCGTGCCGTGGAGTACCTCAAGCTTTCCTCCATAGCCAGCACCGACGTACTG GCCACGGTTCTAGAGGAGATGCCTCCGTTCCCAGAGCGAGAGTCGTCCATCCTTGCgaagctgaagaagaagaagggtcCGGGCGCCGTGTCGTCTACGGAGCAGGAGGAcgggaagagagagggaggagagctCAATGGGGGTGGAGAGCGGGGCGCTGACTCCACCATCGCTGCCTCTAACGCT TCCACGCCCTCTCCATCAGCTGACCTTCTTGGTCTGCGCTCCAGTGGTCCTGTTTCCGCGGCTCCGCCCAGCGCTGGCAGCCTATTGGTGGACGTGTTTTCAGAGGCGGGTCCAGCGGCACCGGCCGCTGCCGTCAATGACGACGGATTCCTGAG AGATCTGGAACCACCCACTGAGAGCTCTGATTCGCTATTGGCTGAGGGTCCTGGTGACTCTGA TTCTGCTCCTCCCTCTGTGGTTTCTGAGGATCCTGCTCCGCCTATGCCTCAGTCCGACGAGCTTCTTCACAA gtttGTGTGTAAGAGTAATGGAGTCCTGTTCGAGAATCAGCTGCTACAGATCGGCGTCAAGTCAGAGTACCGACAGAACCTGG gccGGATGTACTTGTTTTATGGCAATAAAACCTCCGTGCAGTTCGTCAGCTTCTCCACTTCAGTCACCTACACAGGAGAGCTGCAGTCTC AGCTGAATGTCCAGACGAAGCCGGTGGAGCCGTTGGTGGAAGGAGGAGCTCAGGTGCAGCAGGTCATCAACATCGAGTGTCTGACAGACTTCAGCGACGCGCCGCTCCTCAACATCAAGTTCAG GTATGGTGGGGCTCTGCAGAATCTGACCCTCAAGCTGCCCGTCACAGTCAACAAATTCTTCCAGCCCACAGAAATGGTCTCCCATGACTTTTTCCAGCGCTGGAAACAGCTTAGcca GCCCCAGCAAGAAGCACAGAAGATCTTCAAGGCAAGCCATGGCATGGACAAAGAAGTCCTTAAAGGAAag CTTCTGGGTCTGGGCATGGCCCTTTTGGAGAACGTGGACCCAAACCCAGAGAACTTTGTGTGTGCTGGAGTGATCCAGACCAAGGCCCAGCAGGTGGGCTGCCTGCTCCGACTGGAGCCCAACGCACAAGCTCAG TCTGGGGAGCAG ATGTACCGGCTGACCCTGCGCAGCAGTAAGGACACCGTCTCCAAGCGTCTGTGCGACCTGCTCGCCGAACAGTTCTAG
- the ap2a1 gene encoding AP-2 complex subunit alpha-2 isoform X4 translates to MPAVSKGDGMRGLAVFISDIRNCKSKEAEIKRINKELANIRSKFKGDKALDGYSKKKYVCKLLFIFLLGHDIDFGHMEAVNLLSSNKYTEKQIGYLFISVLVNSNSELIRLINNGIKNDLSSRNPTFMCLALHCIANVGSREMAEAFAGEIPRILVAGDTMDSVKQSAALCLLRLYKTSPDLVLMGEWTSRVVHLLNDQHMGVVTAAISLITCLSQKNPDEFKTCVSLAVSRLSRIVSSASTDLQDYTYYFVPAPWLSCKLLRLLQCYPPPEDGAVKGRLVECLETILNKAQEPPKSKKVQHSNAKNAILFEAIALIIHYDSEPNLLVRACNQLGQFLQHRETNLRYLALESMCTLASSEFSHEAVKTHIETVINALKTERDVSVRQRAADLLYAMCDRSNAKQIVAEMLSYLETADYSIREEMVLKVAILAEKYAVDYSWYVDTILNLIRIAGDYVSEEVWYRVIQIVINRDDVQGYAAKTVFEALQAPACHENMVKVGGYILGEFGNLIAGDPRSSPLVQFNLLHSKFHLCSVPTRALLLSAYIKFINLFPETKSTIQEVLRSDSQIRNSDVELQQRAVEYLKLSSIASTDVLATVLEEMPPFPERESSILAKLKKKKGPGAVSSTEQEDGKREGGELNGGGERGADSTIAASNASTPSPSADLLGLRSSGPVSAAPPSAGSLLVDVFSEAGPAAPAAAVNDDGFLSSAPPSVVSEDPAPPMPQSDELLHKFVCKSNGVLFENQLLQIGVKSEYRQNLGRMYLFYGNKTSVQFVSFSTSVTYTGELQSQLNVQTKPVEPLVEGGAQVQQVINIECLTDFSDAPLLNIKFRYGGALQNLTLKLPVTVNKFFQPTEMVSHDFFQRWKQLSQPQQEAQKIFKASHGMDKEVLKGKLLGLGMALLENVDPNPENFVCAGVIQTKAQQVGCLLRLEPNAQAQMYRLTLRSSKDTVSKRLCDLLAEQF, encoded by the exons ATGCCGGCTGTGTCCAAAGGAGATGGAATGCGCGGATTAGCGGTGTTCATTTCGGACATCAGGAACT GTAAGAGCAAGGAGGCAGAGATCAAGCGCATCAACAAGGAGCTGGCCAACATCCGCTCCAAGTTCAAGGGGGACAAGGCCCTGGATGGCTACAGCAAGAAGAAGTATGTGTGCAAGctgctcttcatcttcctgctCGGCCACGACATCGACTTCGGCCACATGGAGGCGGTCAACTTGCTCAGTTCCAACAAGTACACAGAGAAACAGATT GGCTACCTGTTCATCTCGGTGCTGGTGAACAGCAACAGCGAGCTGATCCGGCTGATCAACAACGGCATTAAGAACGACCTGTCCAGCAGGAACCCCACCTTTATGTGTCTCGCCCTGCACTGCATCGCCAACGTGGGCAGCAGGGAGATGGCCGAGGCCTTCGCTGGCGAGATCCCGCGCATCCTGGTGGCCGG GGACACTATGGACAGCGTGAAGCAGTCTGCCGCCCTGTGCCTGCTCCGGCTATATAAGACGTCCCCTGACTTGGTGCTGATGGGGGAGTGGACCTCCCGGGTGGTGCACCTGCTCAACGACCAGCACATG GGCGTGGTGACCGCCGCCATCTCACTCATTACCTGCCTCAGCCAGAAGAACCCAGACGAATTCAAGACCTGCGTGTCGCTGGCTGTGTCCCGCCTGAGCAGG aTTGTGTCATCAGCCTCCACTGACCTGCAGGACTATACCTACTACTTTGTCCCAGCGCCATGGCTGTCCTGTAAGCTGTTGCGTCTGCTGCAGTGCTACCCGCCACCAGAGGATGGCGCCGTGAAGGGCCGCCTGGTGGAGTGTCTGGAGACCATCCTCAACAAGGCCCAGGAGCCGCCCAAGTCCAAGAAGGTCCAGCATTCCAACGCCAAGAATGCCATCCTATTCGAGGCCATCGCCCTCATCATCCACTACGACAG TGAACCCAACCTGCTGGTGAGGGCGTGCAATCAGCTCGGCCAGTTTCTGCAGCACAGAGAGACCAACCTGCGCTATCTGGCCCTGGAGAGCATGTGCACGCTGGCCAGTTCGGAATTCTCCCACGAGGCCGTCAAAACGCACATCGAGACGGTCATCAACGCCCTCAAG ACCGAGAGAGACGTCAGTGTTCGCCAGAGGGCAGCTGACCTGCTCTACGCCATGTGTGACCGCAGCAACGCCAAACAGATTGTTGCCGAGATGCTCAGTTACCTGGAGACCGCTGACTATTCCATTCGAGAGGAGATG GTGCTGAAGGTGGCCATCTTAGCTGAGAAGTATGCCGTGGACTACTCCTGGTACGTGGACACCATCCTCAACCTCATCCGCATTGCCGGCGACTACGTCAGTGAGGAGGTCTGGTATCGCGTCATACAGATTGTCATCAATCGCGACGACGTGCAAGGCTACGCCGCCAAGACTGTGTTCGAA GCTCTGCAGGCACCTGCTTGTCACGAGAATATGGTGAAGGTAGGAGGTTACATCCTGGGAGAGTTTGGCAATCTCATCGCTGGTGACCCCCGCTCCAG TCCACTGGTGCAGTTCAACCTGCTCCACTCCAAGTTCCACCTGTGCTCCGTTCCGACCCGTGCCCTGCTCCTCTCGGCTTACATAAAGTTCATTAACCTGTTCCCCGAGACCAAGAGCACCATCCAGGAGGTGCTGCGCTCCGACAGCCAGATCCGCAACAGCGACGTGGAGCTGCAGCAGCGTGCCGTGGAGTACCTCAAGCTTTCCTCCATAGCCAGCACCGACGTACTG GCCACGGTTCTAGAGGAGATGCCTCCGTTCCCAGAGCGAGAGTCGTCCATCCTTGCgaagctgaagaagaagaagggtcCGGGCGCCGTGTCGTCTACGGAGCAGGAGGAcgggaagagagagggaggagagctCAATGGGGGTGGAGAGCGGGGCGCTGACTCCACCATCGCTGCCTCTAACGCT TCCACGCCCTCTCCATCAGCTGACCTTCTTGGTCTGCGCTCCAGTGGTCCTGTTTCCGCGGCTCCGCCCAGCGCTGGCAGCCTATTGGTGGACGTGTTTTCAGAGGCGGGTCCAGCGGCACCGGCCGCTGCCGTCAATGACGACGGATTCCTGAG TTCTGCTCCTCCCTCTGTGGTTTCTGAGGATCCTGCTCCGCCTATGCCTCAGTCCGACGAGCTTCTTCACAA gtttGTGTGTAAGAGTAATGGAGTCCTGTTCGAGAATCAGCTGCTACAGATCGGCGTCAAGTCAGAGTACCGACAGAACCTGG gccGGATGTACTTGTTTTATGGCAATAAAACCTCCGTGCAGTTCGTCAGCTTCTCCACTTCAGTCACCTACACAGGAGAGCTGCAGTCTC AGCTGAATGTCCAGACGAAGCCGGTGGAGCCGTTGGTGGAAGGAGGAGCTCAGGTGCAGCAGGTCATCAACATCGAGTGTCTGACAGACTTCAGCGACGCGCCGCTCCTCAACATCAAGTTCAG GTATGGTGGGGCTCTGCAGAATCTGACCCTCAAGCTGCCCGTCACAGTCAACAAATTCTTCCAGCCCACAGAAATGGTCTCCCATGACTTTTTCCAGCGCTGGAAACAGCTTAGcca GCCCCAGCAAGAAGCACAGAAGATCTTCAAGGCAAGCCATGGCATGGACAAAGAAGTCCTTAAAGGAAag CTTCTGGGTCTGGGCATGGCCCTTTTGGAGAACGTGGACCCAAACCCAGAGAACTTTGTGTGTGCTGGAGTGATCCAGACCAAGGCCCAGCAGGTGGGCTGCCTGCTCCGACTGGAGCCCAACGCACAAGCTCAG ATGTACCGGCTGACCCTGCGCAGCAGTAAGGACACCGTCTCCAAGCGTCTGTGCGACCTGCTCGCCGAACAGTTCTAG